From the genome of Bradyrhizobium sp. ORS 278:
GACCAATTTCGATGCGCTCGTCGGCCTCGGCATGATCCGCACCACCGCCAACCGCCTCGACGAGGCCAAGGACTATTTCCAGCGCGCGGTCGCGGTGAACGACAAATCCGCCGAGGCCCATGGCAGCATCGGCGCCGTCGAAGCCTCCGCAGGCCGCTACGAGGCCGCGGTCCAGCACTATGAGACCGCATTGTCACTCTCGCCGAGCCATCCCGGCATTCTCTACGGCTTCGCGATGGTTCGGCAGAACCAGGGCCTGATCGAGGAGTCGACGGCGCTGCTGCGGCGGGCGATCGACAACAAGCCGCAGCACCTCGACGCGCATTTCGCGCTCGGCAACCTGCTCTACACGGCGGGGAAAGACATCGAGGCGGCGAAGCACTACCTCAAGGTTCTCGACTTCAGTCCCGAGCATGCCGAGACCCACAACAACATCGCCAACGTCCTGTTGCGCCAGGGTCATCGCGAGCGCGCGATCGAGCACTACAAGCGCGCGATCGCAAGCAGGCCGGACTACGCCGACGCCTATGGCAATCTCGGCAATGCGTTCCTGGAGCTGAATCAGCTCGAGCAGTCGATCGAGCAGAACCTTCTGGCCATCAAGATCAAGCCGGAGCGCTTCGGCTCCTACAACAATCTGGGTGTCGCCTATCAGGCGCTCGGGCGTTTCGAGGAGGCGACCGCGGCGTTCCAGAAGGCCTTGGAACTGGCGCCGGACGACGCGCCGATCCACCTCAATCTCGCGAACATGTCGAAGTTCAAGCCGGACGACAGCCGGCTGCCGGCCCTGAAGGCGCTGATCGAGCGCGTCGACCAGCTCGACCAGGAAAAGCAGATCGCGGCCCATTTCGCGTTCGGCAAGGCGCTGTCCGACCTGAAGGACTACGACGCCGCCTTTTCGCACTTGCACAAGGCCAATACGCTCAAGCGCAAGAGCTTCGACTACGATTCCGAGCAGCGGCTCGCGATGATGAAAAACGTCGCCGCCCGCTTCACGCCCGAGTTCTTCCGCACTGTGGCGGGGCATGGCGACGACTCCTGGGCGCCCATCTTCATCGTCGGCATGCCGCGCTCCGGGACCACGCTCATGGAGCAGGTGCTGGCGAGCCATTCCAAGGTGTTCGGTGCCGGCGAGCTCGAGACCTTCAAGGATCTGGTCGGCGAATGCGCCAGTCGCCAGAAGGTCATTCCAGCCTATCCCGACCTGGTCGCCCTGCTCCCGCCCGAGGAGATGACGAGGCTCGGACAGGAGTACACCGCCCGCGTGCGCGTGCTCGCGCCCGGGGCCGAGCGGATCGTTGACAAGATGCCGCTGAACTTCATCTTCGTCGGACTGATCCACGCGGCATTCCCGCGCGCCCGGATCATCAATACGCGACGCGACCCGCTCGACAATTGCGTGTCATGCTATCAGCTGCTGTTCACGGGGTCGCAGCCCTTCGCCTACGACCTGACCGAGCTCGGTCATTATTACCGCGGCTACGAGGGCGTGATGGAGCACTGGCACAAGGTGCTGCCGCCTGGCATCCTGATGGATGTGCAATATGAGGATCTGGTCGACGACCTCGAGGGCGTCTCACGCCGCGTGCTCGCCCATTGCGGGCTCGACTGGGAGGATGCCTGCCTCGATTTCCATCAGACCGAGCGCATGGTGCGGACCGCGAGCCTGATGCAGGTGCGCGAACCGATCTACCGGCGCTCGATCGGGAGCTGGCGCCGCTACGAGAAGCATCTCGGACCGCTGTGCGAGGCGCTCGGCATCGCCTACCCGCCTCCGCCGCCGGAAGCGGACTGACCGCCGGCAAATAACCGGGTGCTGTTGCCCAGGGATCGGTGACAGGCGCGGCACCCGGCTATCCGGCCGCGCGGCGGAGCGGCAGGGACAGTGTGCGGGAGGGCGTTTAAGAAATTATCTCCATCATACGCACAGGCCTCAATTTTACTACGCAAGAGAGGCAGCTAATTACACAACCAAAGGCTGTATTCTTTAGGTTCAACTCAGGCTTGCGCGAGCTACGTTCGTAGACCGGGCAGTGTCGGTTTGAACGAGCGCATAGCGCGGGATTGTCCGTTCCTGGCGAAACGCTGATAGTTCAGCTCATTAGTTCAAGTTCCCGAGACGTCTTGCCGCGTCGCAAGGTCATTCCGGACCCGGCCGCACCGGCGATCGGCACGGACGGCCGGCCGCGAGCCGCGCCGGCTTGCTCTTCACCCAACTCGCTCGGCGACCGGACGAATCGACCGGCTTGACGGGGTCTCGTCATTCGGAACACGGGTCCGACGGGTCGACTGACCTGTTACCGTCCAGACGGCTGGGGTGTGAGGAAGGCGCAGCGGGCGCTTGACCTCGGCGCCAAGGCTTGGTTTGACCCGACTGGACGCTCCCGCCCCCATCATGGAAGATCCCGAACCATGCGTATCACCCTCGTCGGCTCCCGACATTTCGGTGTCGCCACACTGAATATGCTGCGCGACAGAGGCATCGAGATCGCACGCGTGGTCGTGCATGACGGCGAGGATCGGCTCGCCGCAGCAGCGCGATCGGCCGGGATCGAGGTGGTCGTCCAGGCCGATCCCAAGGTCGTCCCCGCGAGCGAGATCGCGCCAGGGACCGACCTGATCGTCACCGCCCATAGCCACGCCCGTGTCAGCCAGGAGGCGGTGGCCGCCGCCAAGCTCGGCGGCATCGGCTACCATCCGTCGCTGCTGCCGCGTCACCGCGGCATCGCAGCCGTGGAGTGGACCATCAAGGAGGGCGATGCGATCGCGGGCGGCACCATCTACCATCTGGCCGAGCGGATGGACGCCGGCGCCATCGCCGCCCAGGACTGGTGCTTCGTCAGGAAGGGCGAAACCGCTCGCGAATTGTGGGAGCGCGCGCTGGCGCCGCTTGGCCTCAAGCTGCTCGGCGACGTCGTCGAATCAGCCAAGGCCACCGGCACGATCCCCGCCAAGCCGCAGGACGAGCAGTTCGCGACCAAGGCCCCAAGCCTCACGCCGCACTGACCGAGCAAACCTCGCCGGAGCCTGCGCGCCCGTAGCCGCGATCCACCGTCGGACCAGGCCGCGATCACGAACTGCCGTTCGAACAACGCCAGGATGTGGCGCAGGTCTGCTCATGTTGTGCGCGAAGGCGCAATTCGCTCACAATACCGCCCAAATGGCTGCCAAGCGGGTTCCGCGTTAATCGTTAATAGGCTGAAACTGCTTGATAAAATCGCATTTCGGCAATGCGGCAAATTTTCGTCACAATTTGTCCAAATAAGCTGATCCATCAAAGATATCGAGGGACAAGATTCATGCGTCTCGACCGCATTGGAATGGCATTCGCCGCGTCGATTTTGGTGGGCAGCTCGGCGGCCCCCGCATTCGCCCAGTCGCCCTATGATGGCCAGTGGCAGGTTACGATCGTCACCAGCAGCGGTAGCTGCGAGCCCACGGCCAGCTCGACCCTGACGGTTGCAGACGGTAAGATTTCTGCGGCCGGCGCGAACGTCTCGGGATCCATTGGGCGCGAAGGCCTGGTCAAGGTCTCAATCAATGGCGCATATGCGAATGGTCAGCTCAGCGGCAATTCCGGCTCTGGAAAATGGAACGGCGCATCGGCGGGGATTCCCTGCAGCGGGCGCTGGCAGGCGTCCCGCCTGTAACCAGAGATCTCACCTGGACCCCTTCAAACGGCGGCTCTCGATAGCCGCCGTTTTGATGTCGACGCTGCTGGCAGCGTCGCCGGGACGCGCCGATCCCGGTCCCTTCACCGGCATGGCCGGGACATGGGGAGGTAGCGGCACGGTGGCGCTCGAGGACGGATCGACTGAACGAATCCGTTGCCGCGCGACCTACGGCGTATCGGGCCAGCGCATGAGCTTGGCCCTCACCTGCGCCAGCGACGCCTACAAGTTCGGTCTGCAGGCCGACCTGATTGCCGAGGGCTCGGCGATCTCGGGCAGCTGGACCGAGACCAGCCGCGGCGCCAGTGGCGTGCTGCAGGGACGCGGCGGTGGCGGCAACTTCCAGCTGGTCGCGACCACCGCCGGCTTCAATGCCAACATCGCGCTGGCCACCCGCGGCAATAAGCAGTCGGTCTCGATCCGAGCCGACAGCCAGTTCCGCGCAGCAAACATCTCGCTCTCGCGGTGACGGCGTTCAGGCGCGCTTGGCGCCCTGGCCTGCGGACGGAGCCGGAGCCAGCTGGGCTGCGGTCCGCTTGATGGTCTTGGCAACGAGCAGCGCCTGCTCGCGGGTCATGGCGAAGTCCTGCACACCCTTGTGCGTGGTCAGCGACAGCACCAGGAGATGAGGCTCGCGCTCCGGCCAGCCCGTGGCAAAGGCGGTGAGGAAGTCGGCTGAGGCGGCACGTTCGGTCATGTGTCAAAGCTGCCCTTGGCTGTTTCGCGGCGGTCGCTTTAGGACGAAACGCCGTCACACTCCATGTTTTTCTAAGCAGGTCTTTCCAGACAGTTTTACAGGCCCCGCGTATGCCAATAAGCAGCGCGCGTTGATGCACTGCACCGTTGATTTCATTTGCAATGCCCTGCACGCGAGGTGATACAGCCGCTCCGCCTGCCCCGCATCTTCCGCCCCATGAATCGCCCCGCTTCAAAATTGATGGCCGCACTCTGGATGACCGGCTGGCTCAGCCTCATGCTGGTGATGGCCGTGGCCGGTCGCGAGGCCATGCGCGAGCTCAACGTCTTCGAGCTGATGGAGCTGCGATGCCTCATCGGCCTGGTGATGCTGTCGCCGGTGATCGCGCTCAGCGGCGGGATAGCCACGCTGCGCACGACGCGGCTCAAGCAGCACGCCGCCCGCAACCTGATCCATTACGGCGCGCAGCTCGGCTGGTTCTTCGCGCTGACCCTGATCCCGATCGGCCAGGTGGTCGCGATCGAGTTCACGATGCCGATCTGGACCGCCCTGCTCGCTGCCACGTTCCTTGGCGAGCGCATCACCTTGTTCAAGCTCGCGGCGATCGTTCTCGGCCTGGTCGGCGTCGTGGTGATCGTGCGCCCGGACACGGGCGCGATCAACCCGGGCCAGCTGATTGCGCTGGCGGCCGCCGTC
Proteins encoded in this window:
- a CDS encoding formyltransferase family protein, yielding MRITLVGSRHFGVATLNMLRDRGIEIARVVVHDGEDRLAAAARSAGIEVVVQADPKVVPASEIAPGTDLIVTAHSHARVSQEAVAAAKLGGIGYHPSLLPRHRGIAAVEWTIKEGDAIAGGTIYHLAERMDAGAIAAQDWCFVRKGETARELWERALAPLGLKLLGDVVESAKATGTIPAKPQDEQFATKAPSLTPH
- a CDS encoding DMT family transporter — its product is MNRPASKLMAALWMTGWLSLMLVMAVAGREAMRELNVFELMELRCLIGLVMLSPVIALSGGIATLRTTRLKQHAARNLIHYGAQLGWFFALTLIPIGQVVAIEFTMPIWTALLAATFLGERITLFKLAAIVLGLVGVVVIVRPDTGAINPGQLIALAAAVGFGISIALVKFLTRSEPTVSIIFWMLAVQAVAGAVPTLLLWTPPSAAAWGWILLVALCGTFSHFCMARAMLYADATIVIPMDFLRVPLTATVGWLVYSERLDSFTVLGAALILAGNLLNLRPPQPQPVAIKASSQG